One Brassica napus cultivar Da-Ae chromosome C4, Da-Ae, whole genome shotgun sequence genomic region harbors:
- the LOC125585765 gene encoding uncharacterized protein LOC125585765 encodes MDTANLSGILNPLEDRSVIKGEDKKESTVEKQERSSILTEEKSWDGKNKVVIPDEVLADSTPLWDDFIVGKFMDLAPHMAKVHMVVNKIWKYGELESKVDVYDVNATMMRFRISNPKAREKILKRGMWNIAGVPMVVTKWTPKTEEEKQEETAIPMWILLRKVPLHMYSWQGLSFMTSTVGFPDRLHPETIAYTNLEEAKVFVNVDLSKPLPKEIDFTKEGKEFTVEFHYPWFPSKCNLCSKWGHTEKVCIMNGKEKRRKEAPQGLRDASGAKTVAQHSPVEEGKQEESPDSGK; translated from the exons ATGGATACGGCCAATCTGTCGGGGATTCTAAACCCTCTCGAGGATAGATCGGTAATCAAGGGGGAAGATAAGAAGGAATCAACCGTGGAGAAACAAGAGAGGAGCTCGATTTTGACGGAAGAGAAGAGCTGG GATGGGAAGAACAAGGTGGTGATACCAGATGAGGTCCTTGCGGATTCAACGCCGCTGTGGGATGATTTTATCGTCGGGAAGTTTATGGATCTCGCTCCTCACATGGCGAAGGTTCATATGGTGGTGAACAAGATATGGAAGTATGGAGAGTTAGAATCGAAGGTGGATGTTTATGATGTAAATGCGACAATGATGAGATTTAGGATCTCAAATCCTAAAGCTCGCGAAAAGATCCTAAAAAGGGGTATGTGGAACATTGCTGGAGTTCCCATGGTGGTGACAAAGTGGACTCCAAAGACGGAGGAAGAGAAGCAGGAGGAGACTGCGATTCCTATGTGGATTCTTTTGAGGAAGGTGCCATTGCACATGTATTCTTGGCAAGGTCTTAGTTTCATGACTAGCACCGTGGGGTTTCCTGATCGACTGCATCCTGAGACGATTGCGTATACTAATCTTGAGGAAGCAAAAGTTTTTGTGAATGTTGATTTATCTAAGCCTTTGCCCAAAGAAATCGACTTCACTAAAGAGGGGAAGGAGTTCACAGTGGAATTTCACTACCCTTGGTTCCCATCAAAATGCAATCTATGCAGCAAGTGGGGTCATACTGAGAAGGTATGCATTATGAAtggaaaagagaagagaagaaaggaaGCTCCACAAGGGCTAAGGGATGCTAGTGGGGCAAAAACTGTCGCGCAACACTCTCCTGTTGAGGAAGGTAAACAGGAAGAGTCCCCAGATAGTGGAAAATGA
- the LOC125585766 gene encoding uncharacterized protein LOC125585766 codes for MQTGSWMWRKLLKLREVAKSFYRKKIGNGRHTSFWFDKWSERGVLVDLLGARGFIDIGIRKEATVEEAILCFRRRRRHRVEILNEIEEELARLKDKLCVEVEDVSQWKRASGFKQVFSTCETWRLIREEKDTCDWASCIWFSQATPKYAFMAWLANLNRLSTMDRIARWSQGVDTTCVLCKNSPEDRNHLFFECAYSSQVWESLNRGIMGTSFTNSWSWSDIVQLIVGRSMEKKLFFCLRYTFQSAIHALWRERNRIRHGEKMLPLIILKKMLDKGVRNKLSQLRSRGVKGMEDTLQVWFGTRG; via the coding sequence atgcaaacaGGATCATGGATGTGGAGAAAATTGCTCAAGCTCAGGGAGGTTGCTAAGAGTTTCTACAGGAAGAAAATTGGTAATGGGCGTCACACTTCATTTTGGTTTGATAAATGGTCAGAGAGAGGAGTTCTGGTTGACTTACTGGGAGCTAGAGGCTTTATCGATATAGGTATTAGAAAAGAAGCTACTGTTGAAGAAGCAATCCTCTGTTTCCGTAGGAGAAGAAGGCATCGTGTGGAGATTCTGAATGAGATTGAAGAGGAGTTGGCAAGGTTGAAAGACAAGTTGTGTGTCGAAGTTGAAGATGTTAGCCAGTGGAAAAGGGCGTCGGGCTTTAAACAAGTTTTCTCGACTTGTGAGACTTGGAGACTGATTAGAGAAGAGAAGGATACATGCGACTGGGCTAGTTGTATTTGGTTCTCGCAAGCTACCCCGAAGTACGCATTTATGGCTTGGTTGGCTAACCTGAACAGACTGTCTACTATGGATAGGATTGCTCGGTGGAGTCAAGGAGTGGATACTACTTGTGTGCTTTGCAAGAACTCACCGGAAGACAGGAATCATCTGTTCTTTGAGTGTGCTTATTCATCTCAAGTTTGGGAAAGTCTCAACAGAGGAATCATGGGAACTTCTTTCACAAACTCTTGGTCTTGGTCTGATATAGTGCAACTAATTGTTGGAAGATCAATGGAAAAGAAGCTGTTCTTTTGTCTCAGGTACACTTTTCAGAGTGCAATTCATGCACTGTGGCGTGAGAGAAATAGAATCAGGCATGGAGAAAAAATGCTGCCATTgataattttgaagaaaatgttGGATAAGGGAGTGAGAAACAAGTTGAGTCAGTTGAGATCAAGGGGAGTGAAGGGAATGGAGGATACATTACAAGTATGGTTTGGCACAAGAGGGTGA